In one window of Duganella dendranthematis DNA:
- the fliE gene encoding flagellar hook-basal body complex protein FliE produces MRTGGIDSSQIQSMIAQLKAHATRPSLTPPVIQTEPAATPKADFGDALKKSLDAVNASQMEADGMGKKFAMGDDSVSLSDVMIAQQKASINFQATLQVRNKLVSAYHDIMNMQV; encoded by the coding sequence ATGAGAACAGGTGGAATCGACAGCAGCCAGATTCAGTCGATGATCGCGCAGCTGAAAGCCCACGCCACACGGCCGAGCCTGACGCCGCCGGTAATCCAGACGGAGCCGGCCGCCACGCCCAAGGCCGACTTTGGCGACGCGTTGAAAAAGTCGCTGGACGCAGTCAACGCCAGCCAGATGGAGGCGGACGGCATGGGCAAGAAATTTGCGATGGGGGACGACTCGGTCAGCCTGTCGGACGTGATGATTGCGCAACAAAAAGCCAGTATCAACTTCCAGGCCACCCTGCAGGTGCGCAACAAGCTGGTGTCGGCCTATCACGACATCATGAATATGCAGGTGTAA
- the fliG gene encoding flagellar motor switch protein FliG, translating to MTENTGLQKAAILMLAMGETEAAEVMKFLGPREVLKLGAAMATMKNVPHEEVVGTLDNFRDMVAAASTVGLDSDEYIRQVLTKALGDDKASVLLSRILGGKDASGIESLKWMDSQSVAELIRNEHPQIIATILVHLERDQACEILGNFTDRLRNDVVLRIATLDGVQPAALRELNDVLTKLLSGNENIKKSTLGGVRAAAEILNFMSGEQESSVMDNIKNYDNDMAQKIMDEMFVFDNLIDIDDRGIQLLLREVQSEMLIVALKGASQELRDKIFKNMSARASEMMREDLESKGPVRLSEVETQQKQILQIVRRLADEGQIVLGGKGEDSFV from the coding sequence ATGACTGAGAATACCGGACTGCAAAAAGCCGCCATCCTGATGCTGGCGATGGGCGAAACCGAGGCCGCCGAGGTGATGAAATTCCTCGGCCCGCGCGAGGTGCTGAAGCTCGGCGCCGCCATGGCCACCATGAAGAACGTGCCGCACGAGGAAGTGGTCGGCACGCTCGACAATTTCCGTGACATGGTCGCGGCCGCCTCCACCGTGGGCCTGGATTCGGACGAGTACATCCGCCAGGTGCTGACCAAGGCGCTGGGCGACGACAAGGCGTCGGTGCTGCTGTCGCGGATTCTGGGCGGCAAGGACGCCTCCGGCATCGAGTCGCTGAAGTGGATGGATTCGCAATCCGTCGCCGAGCTGATCCGCAACGAACACCCGCAGATCATCGCCACCATCCTGGTCCACCTGGAGCGCGACCAGGCCTGCGAGATTCTCGGCAACTTCACCGACCGCCTGCGCAACGACGTGGTGCTGCGTATCGCCACGCTGGACGGCGTACAGCCGGCCGCGTTGCGCGAGCTGAACGACGTGCTGACCAAGCTGCTGTCGGGTAACGAGAACATCAAGAAATCGACGCTGGGCGGGGTGCGCGCGGCGGCCGAGATTCTTAACTTTATGTCCGGCGAGCAGGAAAGCTCGGTCATGGACAACATCAAGAACTACGACAACGATATGGCGCAGAAGATCATGGACGAGATGTTCGTGTTCGATAATCTGATCGATATCGACGACCGCGGCATCCAGCTGCTGCTGCGCGAAGTGCAGTCGGAAATGCTGATCGTCGCGCTCAAGGGCGCCTCGCAGGAGCTGCGCGACAAGATCTTCAAGAACATGTCGGCGCGCGCCTCGGAAATGATGCGCGAAGACCTGGAGTCCAAGGGTCCGGTGCGCCTGTCGGAAGTGGAAACCCAGCAAAAGCAAATTCTGCAAATCGTGCGCCGCCTGGCCGACGAAGGCCAGATCGTGCTCGGTGGCAAAGGTGAGGATTCCTTCGTTTAA
- a CDS encoding flagellar assembly protein FliH — protein MSMHSKDAQPAFKRWEMTSFGDERPSTVALREAEQREIDAENARLEAEQRVHEALQAQQQQMEMGPPLPPPIEYPTVEELEGIREDARKDGYQEGHEAGHADAMEVAKEALKGELEQVRVIANNFSTALQDADQLIANEVLELALQLAKGMLKNALQVKPELILPIVRDAIEYLPVLQQPALLVLHPDDAATVRAGIGEELDKGGWRVVEDPSVGRGGCKVDTASNTIDATAAARWQRLSHALGKEVDWLD, from the coding sequence ATGAGTATGCACAGCAAAGACGCGCAGCCGGCCTTCAAACGCTGGGAAATGACCTCGTTTGGCGACGAACGCCCCAGCACGGTGGCGCTGCGCGAAGCGGAACAGCGCGAGATCGACGCCGAGAACGCCCGGCTGGAAGCCGAACAGCGGGTGCACGAAGCCTTGCAGGCGCAGCAGCAGCAAATGGAAATGGGGCCGCCGCTGCCGCCGCCCATCGAATACCCCACCGTCGAGGAACTGGAAGGCATCCGCGAGGACGCCCGCAAGGATGGCTACCAGGAAGGTCATGAGGCCGGTCACGCCGACGCCATGGAAGTGGCCAAGGAAGCGCTCAAGGGTGAACTGGAGCAAGTGCGCGTTATCGCCAACAACTTTAGCACCGCACTGCAGGACGCCGACCAGCTGATCGCCAACGAGGTGCTGGAACTGGCGCTGCAACTGGCCAAAGGCATGCTGAAGAACGCCTTGCAGGTCAAGCCGGAGCTGATCCTGCCGATCGTGCGCGACGCCATCGAATACCTGCCGGTGCTGCAACAACCTGCCCTGCTGGTGCTACATCCGGACGACGCCGCCACTGTGCGCGCCGGCATCGGCGAGGAGCTGGACAAGGGCGGCTGGCGCGTGGTCGAAGACCCGTCGGTCGGCCGTGGCGGCTGCAAGGTCGATACCGCCAGCAACACCATCGACGCCACCGCCGCCGCGCGCTGGCAGCGCCTGAGCCATGCGCTCGGCAAGGAAGTGGACTGGCTGGACTGA
- the fliI gene encoding flagellar protein export ATPase FliI: MDTIDRSPAGNTAPAASPHAGRWKSYLSDCAALTSMVEPMQISGRVTRVAGLVMEAVGLRLAVGAACTIPLPNGGKIEAEVVGFEGDKLFLMPQSDVEGVVPGTRVFPVEPAIPKPGSVAHPRRRPSDRARHLPVGVELLGRVVDAAGRPLDGKGPINAVDSAPINTRPANPLGRAPIVETLDVGVRCINAMLTVGRGQRMGLFAGSGVGKSVLLGMMARYTEADIIVVGLIGERGREVKEFIEQILGEDGLARSVVVAAPADTPPLMRLQGAAYSTAIAEHFRDKGQNVLLIMDSLTRYAMAQREIALAIGEPPATKGYPPSVFAKLPVLVERAGNGELGGGSITAFYTVLTEGDDQQDPIADSARAILDGHIVLNRRLAEAGHYPAIDIEQSISRAMHSITSHEHQSKARQLKQLFSRFERSRDLISVGAYAAGTDPVLDQAIQLHDRIENFLQQQITEQVTMGESLGQLTSLFD; this comes from the coding sequence ATGGACACCATCGACCGCAGCCCCGCCGGCAACACCGCCCCCGCCGCCAGCCCGCACGCCGGCCGCTGGAAATCCTACCTCAGCGATTGCGCCGCCCTGACCAGCATGGTCGAGCCGATGCAGATCTCCGGCCGCGTCACGCGCGTGGCCGGGCTGGTGATGGAAGCGGTCGGCCTGCGCCTGGCGGTGGGCGCCGCCTGCACCATTCCGCTGCCCAACGGCGGCAAGATCGAAGCCGAAGTGGTCGGCTTTGAAGGCGACAAACTCTTCCTGATGCCGCAGTCGGACGTCGAAGGCGTGGTGCCCGGCACCCGCGTCTTCCCGGTCGAGCCGGCCATTCCGAAACCGGGCAGCGTGGCCCATCCGCGCCGCCGTCCGAGCGACCGCGCGCGCCACCTGCCGGTCGGCGTCGAACTGCTGGGCCGGGTGGTCGATGCCGCCGGCCGCCCGCTGGACGGCAAGGGCCCGATCAACGCCGTCGACAGCGCGCCGATCAACACCCGCCCGGCCAATCCGCTGGGCCGCGCGCCGATTGTCGAGACGCTGGACGTCGGCGTGCGTTGCATCAACGCCATGCTGACCGTGGGACGCGGCCAGCGCATGGGCCTGTTCGCCGGCTCGGGCGTCGGTAAATCCGTGCTGCTGGGCATGATGGCGCGCTACACCGAAGCCGACATCATCGTGGTCGGGCTGATCGGCGAGCGGGGCCGCGAGGTCAAGGAATTCATCGAGCAAATTCTCGGCGAGGATGGCCTGGCGCGTTCGGTGGTCGTGGCGGCTCCGGCCGATACGCCGCCGCTGATGCGACTGCAAGGCGCGGCCTATTCCACCGCGATTGCCGAGCACTTCCGCGACAAGGGCCAGAACGTGCTGCTGATCATGGATTCGCTGACCCGCTACGCCATGGCGCAACGCGAAATCGCGCTGGCCATCGGCGAACCGCCGGCCACCAAGGGCTATCCGCCGTCGGTCTTCGCCAAGCTGCCGGTGCTGGTCGAACGCGCCGGCAATGGCGAGCTGGGCGGCGGCTCGATCACCGCCTTCTACACCGTGCTGACCGAGGGCGACGACCAGCAGGACCCGATTGCCGACTCGGCGCGGGCGATCCTGGACGGCCACATCGTGCTGAACCGCCGCCTGGCCGAAGCCGGCCACTACCCGGCCATCGATATCGAACAGTCGATCAGCCGCGCCATGCACTCGATCACCTCGCACGAGCATCAGAGCAAGGCGCGCCAGCTGAAGCAACTGTTTTCGCGCTTCGAGCGCAGCCGCGACCTGATCAGCGTCGGCGCCTACGCCGCCGGTACCGACCCGGTGCTGGATCAGGCTATCCAATTGCATGATCGGATAGAAAATTTCTTACAGCAACAAATCACGGAACAGGTCACCATGGGCGAGAGTTTGGGGCAATTGACCTCTCTATTCGACTGA
- the fliJ gene encoding flagellar export protein FliJ, giving the protein MASKAQLETLMDLARRETDDAAKRLGASLKAVDEAKQKHEMLIGFREEYIKRFEAAQAAGITPMAYRNFVAFIDKLEVAIKGQLEMIRHAQLRSEQEKAAWQGSERKRMSYSTLNDRADAAALKLENKRDQKAMDEHAARGAYYKR; this is encoded by the coding sequence ATGGCCTCCAAAGCGCAACTTGAAACCCTGATGGACCTGGCACGGCGTGAAACCGACGACGCCGCCAAGCGGCTCGGTGCGTCCCTGAAAGCCGTCGACGAGGCCAAGCAAAAGCACGAAATGCTGATCGGTTTCCGCGAGGAATACATCAAGCGTTTCGAGGCAGCCCAGGCGGCCGGTATCACGCCCATGGCCTACCGCAACTTCGTGGCGTTCATCGACAAGCTGGAAGTGGCGATCAAGGGCCAGCTGGAAATGATACGGCACGCCCAGCTGCGCAGCGAGCAAGAAAAAGCGGCGTGGCAAGGCAGCGAACGCAAGCGCATGTCGTATTCCACCCTGAACGACCGGGCCGATGCGGCGGCGCTCAAGCTGGAAAACAAGCGCGACCAGAAGGCCATGGACGAACACGCGGCACGCGGGGCGTACTACAAACGATGA
- a CDS encoding flagellar hook-length control protein FliK gives MQSNNLQIPSLNANAVAAPKVNLNLSAGGDNSAFKQALSREIDQRQANNTSSNQPAKAAERPNASRASAPKQQAAPARQAQSEQADAPANTNNEAAAAPAAAPVQEKTAASDSDSSDKDSANSDAQAAQAADPVADMLALVAAFNQPAAPVAAPAATAADAGAIGAGGGSAAALAADAAAAAAAQAAASAAGAALPADPATAADAAALAADAAALQTAQDQAAAGAADFKSTLDKAGTATQTAADAATLAAAAAVKAAAGKGDGTDSLKPVTVATTVAGDAADSTKAAAQPADNAAVADAAAPKTGADAINHIDTKAAPKTDAQPQVSQTQQQQQAAADPAQLAAAPKATAANAEAAATLKEQASITIAPTASHAAQEIAKATATAVPTDKLSSRVGSQAWDQQLGQKIIFMAAGGEQSATMELNPPDLGPLQVVLSVNKDQATAAFSSAAPEVRQALENALPKLKEMMSDAGIQLGSATVSSSMSDQSNSSFSQQASSAQSGNGGGSGRSGGSYGRDNNNQADAARSAPPVRRLPAGAVDTFA, from the coding sequence ATGCAAAGCAATAACCTCCAGATTCCCAGCCTGAATGCCAATGCAGTGGCCGCGCCCAAAGTCAACCTGAACCTGAGTGCGGGCGGCGACAACAGCGCCTTCAAGCAAGCCCTGTCGCGCGAGATCGACCAGCGCCAGGCCAATAACACCAGCAGCAACCAGCCGGCCAAGGCCGCCGAACGGCCGAACGCATCGCGCGCCTCGGCGCCGAAACAGCAAGCCGCGCCGGCCAGGCAGGCGCAATCGGAGCAGGCCGACGCGCCAGCCAATACCAATAACGAAGCCGCCGCCGCGCCAGCTGCCGCGCCGGTGCAGGAAAAAACCGCCGCCAGCGATAGCGACAGCAGTGACAAAGACAGCGCCAACAGCGACGCCCAGGCAGCGCAAGCAGCCGATCCGGTAGCCGATATGCTGGCCCTGGTCGCAGCTTTCAATCAGCCTGCCGCGCCTGTTGCCGCACCGGCCGCCACTGCGGCGGACGCTGGCGCCATTGGCGCCGGTGGTGGCAGCGCCGCCGCGCTGGCCGCCGATGCCGCTGCGGCTGCGGCCGCCCAGGCTGCCGCAAGCGCCGCTGGCGCCGCCCTGCCCGCCGATCCAGCCACCGCTGCCGATGCCGCCGCACTCGCTGCCGATGCCGCCGCGCTGCAAACCGCCCAGGACCAGGCCGCCGCTGGCGCGGCCGACTTCAAGAGCACCTTGGACAAGGCCGGCACCGCCACGCAAACCGCCGCCGACGCAGCGACCTTGGCCGCCGCTGCCGCCGTCAAAGCCGCTGCCGGCAAGGGCGACGGCACCGACAGCCTCAAACCAGTGACCGTCGCCACCACCGTAGCGGGCGATGCTGCTGACAGCACCAAGGCCGCCGCGCAGCCGGCCGACAACGCCGCCGTGGCCGATGCCGCCGCGCCAAAAACCGGCGCCGACGCCATCAACCACATCGACACCAAGGCCGCGCCGAAGACTGACGCCCAGCCGCAAGTGTCGCAAACCCAGCAGCAACAGCAGGCGGCCGCCGATCCGGCCCAGCTGGCCGCCGCGCCCAAAGCCACCGCTGCCAACGCCGAGGCCGCCGCAACGCTGAAAGAACAAGCCAGCATCACCATCGCGCCGACCGCCAGCCATGCGGCGCAGGAGATCGCCAAGGCCACCGCCACCGCCGTGCCGACCGACAAGCTCAGCAGCCGCGTCGGCAGCCAGGCCTGGGACCAGCAACTGGGCCAGAAAATCATCTTCATGGCCGCCGGCGGCGAACAGAGCGCCACCATGGAGCTGAATCCGCCAGACTTGGGTCCGCTGCAGGTGGTGTTGAGCGTCAACAAGGACCAGGCCACCGCCGCCTTCAGCTCGGCCGCGCCGGAAGTGCGTCAGGCGCTGGAAAACGCCTTGCCGAAGCTGAAGGAAATGATGAGCGACGCCGGCATCCAGCTGGGCAGCGCCACCGTCTCGTCCAGCATGTCGGACCAGAGCAACAGCAGCTTCAGCCAACAAGCCAGCTCGGCGCAGAGCGGCAACGGTGGCGGCAGCGGCCGTTCGGGTGGCAGCTATGGGCGCGATAACAACAACCAGGCCGATGCGGCCCGCAGCGCGCCGCCGGTGCGCCGCCTGCCGGCCGGTGCGGTCGATACCTTCGCCTGA
- the fliL gene encoding flagellar basal body-associated protein FliL has product MKADQKVEAPAGGGSKKLIIIILAVVLVLGAAGGGAAWFFLHGKADAEEHDEAPSKKKKSKKPAGPAIYEPVEPFTVNLQPGESGADQYLQVAFSLQVADAETQEEVKKNMAKVRSRILLLLSAKHAADINTPEGKIQLAKEIITALKEPFEDRGSPQEIEDVLFTSFIIQ; this is encoded by the coding sequence ATGAAAGCCGATCAGAAAGTTGAAGCACCCGCAGGCGGTGGCAGCAAAAAACTGATCATCATCATTCTGGCCGTGGTATTGGTGCTGGGCGCCGCCGGCGGCGGTGCGGCCTGGTTCTTCCTGCACGGCAAAGCCGATGCCGAAGAGCACGACGAGGCGCCGTCCAAGAAGAAAAAATCCAAGAAGCCGGCCGGTCCGGCGATTTACGAGCCGGTCGAACCATTTACCGTCAACCTGCAACCGGGCGAAAGCGGCGCCGACCAGTATCTGCAAGTGGCGTTCTCGCTGCAGGTGGCGGACGCCGAAACCCAGGAAGAGGTCAAGAAGAACATGGCCAAGGTGCGCAGCCGCATCCTGTTGCTGCTGTCGGCCAAGCACGCCGCCGACATCAACACGCCGGAAGGCAAGATCCAGTTGGCCAAGGAAATCATCACGGCGCTGAAAGAACCGTTTGAAGACCGTGGTTCGCCGCAAGAAATCGAAGACGTATTGTTTACGTCGTTCATCATCCAGTAA